One Capricornis sumatraensis isolate serow.1 chromosome 8, serow.2, whole genome shotgun sequence genomic region harbors:
- the LOC138083883 gene encoding olfactory receptor 8A1-like, translating into MATENHSTVTEFILQGLTERPEFQLPLLFLFLGIYLVTMIGNLGVITLICLNAHLHTPMYYFLSNLSFVDLCYSSVIIPKMLVNFVSEKNIISYAGCMAQLYFFLVFVIAECYMLTVMAYDRYVAICRPLLYNIIMSHRVCSLLMVGVYAMGFIGSTIETGLMSKQSYCKHLISYYFCEILPMMKLTCSSTYHVEMTVFLLAGFNIIVTSLTVLISYAFILSSILHISTTGGRAKAFNTCSSHFAAVGIFYGTTAFMYLKPSTASSLAQENVASVFYTTVIPMLNPLIYSLRNKEVKAAVQKTLRGKLF; encoded by the coding sequence ATGGCTACAGAAAATCACTCTACAGTGACAGAGTTCATTCTTCAGGGTTTGACAGAGCGACCAGAGTTCCAACTCCCACTCTTATTCCTCTTCCTTGGGATCTACTTGGTCACCATGATAGGGAACCTGGGCGTgataacactgatttgtctaaatGCTCACcttcacacccccatgtactattTCCTCAGCAACCTGTCCTTTGTGGATCTCTGCTACTCCTCTGTCATTATCCCTAAGATGCTGGTGAACTTTGTGTCAGAGAAGAACATCATCTCCTATGCAGGGTGCATGGCCCAGCTCTACTTCTTCCTGGTGTTTGTCATTGCTGAGTGTTACATGCTGacagtgatggcctatgaccgctatgttgCCATCTGCAGACCTTTGCTTTACAACATCATCATGTCTCATCGAGTCTGCTCCCTGCTGATGGTTGGGGTTTATGCCATGGGATTCATTGGCTCAACTATAGAGACTGGCCTCATGTCGAAACAGTCCTACTGTAAGCACCTCATCAGTTATTACTTCTGTGAAATCCTCCCCATGATGAAGCTAACCTGCTCTAGCACCTACCATGTTGAGATGACAGTCTTCTTGTTGGCTGGATTCAACATCATAGTCACCAGCTTAACAGTCCTAATTTCCTATGCCTTCATCCTATCCAGTATCCTTCACATCAGCACCACAGGGGGAAGGGCCAAAGCCTTCAATACGTGCAGCTCTCACTTTGCAGCTGTGGGGATTTTTTATGGAACAACCGCCTTCATGTACTTAAAACCCTCCACAGCCAGCTCCCTGGCCCAGGAGAATGTGGCCTCCGTGTTCTACACCACAGTgatccccatgctgaaccccctgATCTACAGCTTGAGGAATAAGGAGGTAAAGGCTGCTGTGCAGAAAACTCTGAGAGGAAAACTGTTTTAA